In Rattus rattus isolate New Zealand chromosome 3, Rrattus_CSIRO_v1, whole genome shotgun sequence, one genomic interval encodes:
- the LOC116897326 gene encoding prothymosin alpha, protein MSDAAVDTSSEITTKDLKEKKEVVEEAENGRDAPANGNAQNEENGEQEADNEVDEEEEEGGEEEEEEEEGDGEEEDGDEDEEAEAPTGKRVAEDDEDDDVETKKQKKTDEDD, encoded by the coding sequence ATGTCAGACGCGGCAGTGGACACCAGCTCCGAGATCACCACCAAGGActtgaaggagaagaaggaagttgtggaggaggcagagaatggaAGAGACGCACCTGCCAATGGGAACGCTCAAAATGAGGAAAATGGGGAGCAGGAGGCTGACAATGAggtagatgaagaagaggaagaaggtggggaggaagaggaggaggaggaagaaggtgatggtgaggaagaagatggagatgaagatgaggaagctgaggctccCACGGGCAAGCGGGTAGCtgaggatgatgaggatgatgatgttgagaccaagaagcagaa